A genomic region of Deltaproteobacteria bacterium contains the following coding sequences:
- a CDS encoding 2-isopropylmalate synthase, whose amino-acid sequence MDRVQIFDTTLRDGEQSPGATMNVEEKLAIARQLEHLGVDVIEAGFAASSEGDFESVRRVAEMITKPIVLSLARTREQDVDRALKAVEKARRPGIHIFIATSDIHLKHKLMMSRKDVLDAAVWAVRRAKQHLDYVEFSAEDASRSDPAYLVEIFGAVIDAGARTINVPDTTGYALPEEYGALFRMLGERVPGGDRVIWSAHCHNDLGMAVANSLAAVQNGARQVECTVNGIGERAGNTSMEEVVMAIKTRRDRFGVDTGIVTEQIYPTSRLLAQITGIPIPINKPIVGDNAFAHEAGIHQDGVLKNRLNYEIMRPESVGLDSNRLVLGKHSGRHAFVARLKELGLEFGDIDMNRAFERFKALADAKKNVYDEDLIALIAQESVRSGVRDRYELVYLNVTSSSMAIPHATVKLRIDGEEVIGHGTGDGMVDACYRVISDLTGQHPQLERYAVKAITGGTDAQGEVSCLVREDDHSVTGQGSHTDIIQASALAYVNALNKLEYRRQYRQRQQAEVGP is encoded by the coding sequence GGGGAGCAATCGCCCGGCGCCACCATGAACGTGGAGGAGAAGCTCGCGATCGCGCGCCAGCTCGAGCACCTGGGCGTGGACGTGATCGAGGCGGGGTTCGCCGCCTCCTCGGAGGGCGACTTCGAGTCCGTCCGGCGCGTCGCGGAGATGATCACGAAGCCGATTGTCCTCTCGCTCGCCCGCACGCGCGAGCAGGACGTCGACCGCGCCCTCAAGGCGGTGGAGAAGGCCAGGCGGCCCGGGATCCACATCTTCATCGCCACCTCCGACATCCATCTGAAGCACAAGCTCATGATGAGCCGGAAGGACGTGCTCGACGCCGCGGTATGGGCCGTCAGGCGCGCCAAGCAGCATCTCGACTACGTCGAGTTCTCGGCCGAGGACGCCTCGCGCAGCGATCCCGCGTACCTGGTCGAGATCTTCGGCGCGGTGATCGACGCCGGCGCGCGCACCATCAACGTGCCCGACACGACCGGCTACGCGCTGCCCGAGGAATATGGCGCGCTCTTCAGGATGCTCGGCGAGCGCGTGCCCGGCGGCGACCGCGTCATCTGGAGCGCCCACTGCCACAACGACCTCGGCATGGCGGTCGCGAACTCGCTCGCGGCGGTGCAGAACGGCGCCCGGCAGGTCGAGTGCACGGTGAACGGCATCGGCGAGCGCGCCGGCAACACGTCGATGGAGGAGGTCGTGATGGCGATCAAGACGCGCCGCGACCGCTTCGGGGTCGACACCGGCATCGTGACCGAGCAGATCTACCCGACCAGCCGGCTGCTCGCGCAGATCACCGGCATCCCCATCCCGATCAACAAGCCGATCGTGGGCGACAACGCCTTCGCGCACGAGGCCGGCATCCACCAGGACGGGGTGCTGAAGAACCGCCTCAACTACGAGATCATGAGGCCCGAGTCGGTCGGCCTGGACTCGAACCGCCTGGTGCTCGGCAAGCACTCGGGGCGTCACGCCTTCGTGGCGCGTCTGAAGGAGCTCGGCCTCGAGTTCGGCGACATCGACATGAACCGCGCCTTCGAACGCTTCAAGGCGCTCGCCGACGCGAAGAAGAACGTCTACGACGAGGACCTGATCGCGCTCATCGCCCAGGAGTCGGTCCGCAGCGGCGTGCGCGACCGCTACGAGCTCGTCTACCTGAACGTCACCTCCTCCAGCATGGCGATCCCGCACGCCACCGTGAAGCTCCGCATCGACGGCGAGGAGGTGATCGGCCACGGCACCGGCGACGGCATGGTCGACGCCTGCTACCGCGTGATCAGCGACCTGACCGGCCAGCACCCCCAGCTCGAGCGCTACGCCGTCAAGGCGATCACCGGCGGCACGGACGCCCAGGGCGAGGTCTCCTGCCTGGTGCGCGAGGACGACCACAGCGTGACCGGGCAGGGGAGCCACACCGACATCATCCAGGCGAGCGCGCTCGCCTACGTGAACGCCCTCAACAAGCTCGAGTACCGCCGGCAGTACCGGCAGCGGCAGCAGGCGGAGGTGGGGCCGTGA